Part of the Pseudomonas sp. M30-35 genome is shown below.
GCGGTGATCACCATAGTTTCTTTGCCCGTGGCCAGATGAGCTATGAGTACATGCAAGACTGGCGCGTGATCTTATTCCCGCCTTGGCTAATCGTGCTTTTTACCGCGCTTATTTTTCCGCTCTGGTGGCTGCTAGGGACTCTCAACGAGAATATTGCAGCCTTGTTCTGCGGCTCAATGTTAATCGGCTATCTGAGCTACGAAATATTCCACGCCTGCGAACACTTACCCGCTAGCCATCCTGTTTCGCGCCTGCCGTGGATACGCCAAATGCGCCGGTTGCATGAGTTGCACCATGACCGCGATTTGATGCAAACGCACAACTTCAACCTGATTTTCCCGCTCTGGGACTGGTTCTACGCAACCCTCACCTGGCAGGAAGATAAGGCCGAGGAGCCCAATGCTGCGCAAAAGACTCGCCAGCCACACTGAGCCGGCTCGCGACAAATACAGCGGCACTTGCGTGAGACCTGTAATCCATAGAAAATGAATGATATTAATTATCATTCAGAGTCTGTGGTGTTCTCTCCGCCTCCCTCAACTGAGCCAACCGCCCAGCAAACGCTGCATTCGCTCTACCGCGAACATCATGCCTGGTTAAGGTTGTGGCTGCGTAAACGCCTGCCATGTGCAGAAAGCGCTGCGGACTTGGCGCAGGACACTTTTGTACGGGTCCTGACCAGCCGTAAAACCCAGGATCTACGTGAACCGCGTGCTTATCTAAGCAGCATTGCGCGTAGTTTGATGATTGATGGCTTTCGCCGCCGTGCTCTGGAGAACTCCTACCTCGAAACCTTGGCATTGATGCCCGAGCCACTGGAAATCTCCCCAGAAACCCGTGTATTGATTCTCGAGACACTGCTGGAAATCGACCGCATGCTCGATAACCTGGGCGCGCGCGGCCGTGAGATTTTCCTCTTGGCTCAACTCGAAGGCCTAAGCCAAGTCGAAATTGGCCGTCGTCTGGGCGTTTCAACCAACACTGTGCGAAAACATCTGGTGCGCGCTCTGACTCAGTGCCTACTCCTGATAGAAGATTAAGCATGAGCACTAACGCCGCCCCTTCCACAGCCGTTCTACAGGCTGCCGCCAACTGGTATCTCGACCTGCAAGAGGCGCCGAATAACACAGTCTTGCTTGACGCGCACCAGCGTTGGCTAGCTGCCGATAGCGCTCATGCCCAAGCCTGGGCACGCCTGGAAAAACTCCAAGGCAAGCTAGCGATTTTACCCGCAGGACTGGCTCAGCCAACGCTGTCGTCTGCCAGTAATAAAAGGCGCGAAAGCCTCAAACTACTCGGGCTGTTGCTGGTGGCTGGGGGCGTATCGAGCTTAGCCTGGCAATCGACAACGTTGAGCAGCCTGCGCGCGGACCAGCGCACCGCCACCGGTGAACGACGCGATGTACGCTTGGACGACGGCAGCACTTTGCAACTCAACAGCGCAACCGCAGTGAATATTGACTACAGCAAACAGCTACGGGAAATCAGCTTGCTGCAAGGTGAAGTACTGGTGCAAACCGCCGCCGATCAACAAGCCCGTCCCTTTGTTGTGCATACCGACCAAGGCAGTATCCGTGCCCTCGGCACGCGCTTTTTAGTGCGTAGCGAGGGCGATCGTAGCCAAGTTCAAGTGCTCCAGCATGCCGTTGAAGTCCGCTCGACAAGAAACCAGCCGCCGCTGCGAGTGGATGCCGGTCAACAACTCTGGTTCGGGGCTGACAAAGCACTGGCTGTCGAGCCGCTTGAAAGTCATGCAGATGCTTGGGTCAATGGCATGTTGGTGGTCAGCAATTGGCCGCTACCCAGGTTCATCGCTGAGCTTGCCCGTTACCGCTCGGGCGTCCTGCGTTGCGATCCTCGGCTGAGCAACCTGCGTATCTCAGGCGCATTCCAGCTTGCCGACACCGATGCAATCCTCGACAACCTGACCACTACGCTGGCCCTGCGAATTCATCGAGTCAGCCGTTATTGGGTGAACGTGGAACCAGCCTGATCCAGACATTGAAAAATATTTTTCCGAAGTGTTGTTGATTCGTATTCTCACTCGTCCTGGTAGTTAAAGCGCCAACAGTGCGCAACCAACAAAACCACTACCAAAGGACTTTCCATGTCGCTCCAGACTGTCACGCGCCACGCCCGGTTGCTGGGTTCCGCCCTGTCTGATCCGCTGTGCGTAGCTATTCATCGCGCCGTCCTGGGCAGCGTACTTGCTGTTCCTCTGGTGACGGTATTACAGGCCCAGCCCGCCTTTGCTGAGTCTGTGGTGGCAGAGCAGGAATACAACATAGCTGCGGGCACTCTGGAGTCAGCACTGAATAGTTTCGCCGCCACTGCGGGTGTCAGCGTATCGTTCACCCCGCAAGCCCTCCAAGACTTGAGTTCAGCAGGCTTGCGCGGCCGTTATACCAGCGATCAGGCGCTGGAAAAGCTACTGATGGGCAGTCGTTTGAAAGTCGTTCGCCAGACTAACGGCAGCTATTCATTATTGCCGCTAGCCACAGATGAGGCGAGTAATAGCGCGCTAGAGCTGGATGCAACCTACGTCACCGGGGTCAGCCTCGGCGCAACCACCGAAGGCACAGGCTCCTACACCACTGGATCGACCAGCACCGCAACGGGCTTGCCATTGTCGATCAGGGAAACCCCGCAATCAGTGAGTGTGATCACCCGCCAGCGCATGGATGACCAAGGTCTCACCCAGCTTAATGATCTGGTGCGACAAACGCCGGGGCTGAGCATTAACCAGAGCGGTAACGGCGGCTCGGATACCAGCATCATCTACTCGCGCGGCTTTGCCGTGGAGAACTATCAAATCGACGGCGTGCAGTCGCTCAACAGCAACTATACGTCGATCATCCAAAGCAACGATTTGGCACTGTATGACCGTGTCGAAATCATTCGCGGTGCCACCGGTCTGACCAATGGAATCGGAACTCCGGGCGCGACCCTGAATATGATCCGCAAGAAGCCAACATTCGAGCCACAAACCAGCCTCACGGTCACAGGTGGCTCCTGGAATTACCAGCGCACCGAGCTGGACACCAGCGGTCCGCTGACCGAGAGCGGCAATATTCGTGGTCGTTTGGTTGGGGTGTATCAGGACAACGAGTCGTACATCGACCGATTCAATGAGCGTAAAAAAATCTTCTATGGTGTCATCGAGGCAGATCTTACGCCCGACACCCTGCTCACCGTTGGCATGGATTATCAAAGCCATCAGGCCGATGACCATGCGCGCAGCGGTTTACCGTTGTACAACCAAGATGGTTCGCTCGCCAACTGGTCCGACTCGGACTCGGCGGGTGCAGCCTGGGCTTACTCAAACCGCACATTCAGCTCGGGGTTTGCCACCTTGGAACAACGCCTGAACGAGCGCTGGAAAGCCAAGCTGACACTCAACCAAGGCCGCTACAAATATGACGAAGTAATAGGTTACGCAGCCAGTGGTTATCCCGACCCGGCGACTGGCGCAGGCATGGGCTTGTGGGCGGGTCGCTGGGAAGCCAAACCGGTGCAAAACAGCATCGACCTGAATATCGCCGGCAGCTTTGACCTATTTGGCCGCGAACATAATGCAGTCTTCGGTTACAGCCAGCAAAACACCGACTATCGCACCAACGGTTATCCCCTTTGGCGCTTCGCTGACTGGGATAACTCAATTGATGACATCTACAACTGGGACGGCAAAAACCCAGGAAAACCAGCACTGCCTGCAACCAGTCGGAATGATTACAGTGAAGCCCAAACGGCGGCATATGGCAGCTTGAGGTTGCGCGCAACCGACGCACTGTCAGTCATTCTTGGTGCCCGCGTTAGCGACTGGGAGAACACCATCAAAATTGATTACTACGACCCGACCTCAACCGACACCGATGACAAACGCACTGAAACCGGTGTGGTGACCCCTTTCGCTGGCCTGGTTTACGACCTCAACGATAACTGGTCGCTCTACGGCAGCTACACCAGTATTTTCAAGCCGCAGAGCAACATGACCGAAACAGGCAATTACCTCGACCCGCTGGAAGGTGTCGGCTATGAAGTCGGCAGTAAGGCGGCATTCTTTGATGATCGCCTCAACCTTGGCTTGGCCCTGTATCAAATCGAGCAAGACAACTTGGCCGTCGCGATTCCCGGCGTCTTCGCTCCAGATGGTAATCAGGCTTACAGGGCCGAATCAGGCACCAAAACCCGTGGTTTTGAAGTCGAAGTATCGGGTGAATTGGCTCCAGATTGGGAAGCCAGCGCCAGCTTCAGCCGCAACATCGTGCAAGACAGCGACGGTGCCAAGCTCAACACCAACGTTGCTCAAAACACCGCCAAACTGTTCAGCACTTACACCCTGCGCAACATCGGTAACGGCCTGACGCTGGGCGGCGGTGTCAATTGGCAGAGCGAAATTTACAGCGACGGCATGGGCCCGCTCGGCGTGCGCTTCACCCAGGATGACTACGCCTTAGTCGATGTGATGGCGCGCTACCCGTTAACCGAGCAACTCAGCGCCACCCTCAATCTGAATAACCTGCTTGATGAGGAGTATTACACCAGCACCTCTTCCAGTTATTTCGGTACACCGCGCAATGCAACACTGGGTTTGCGCATGGACTTCTAAAAGCCTCTGAAAACAACGCCCCTGAAAACAACTGTGCAGGTATTTCTGTTGAGCATTTCCCGCCTGATATAACACCGCATTGTTGGAATCGGTGATGTTTACACTGCCGAATGAAACATTTTGTCACAGCTTGACAGCCTGTTTCCCTTAGAGTTTTGCCTGTGTCGTTCGTCTTTGATTTATACGCAACTGATTCTTGTTAAGATTACTTTTCATTCCTCGGCCCAGCCGAGGGACCTCCTTTGTTTCGAACGATGGCTGCTTGCTGATGAAACCGACCTCTCCTTCCCGTGGCCGCATTTTGTGGTCACGCGTAGCCGCCGCGATTTTCGGCGGCTACGCGCTGACCTCGGCTAGTGTGATTTTTCTCGGTGCGGTGCTGCCGCTACCAAAAAGTCAGGCGATTCTGGCCTCTTCATTGGCCAGCTTTGCGGTTTATACCGCGGCGATCATTTGGGTCTTTGCGGTACAGGACAACCGTCGTGCGTGGCTTGGTCTGATGTTGCCAGCAATGGTTCTGGCTCCGCTGGGCTGGTGGCTTGGGAGGGGCATGGTATGACTCAGGAAATCAAGAAGGACGGCCTGCGTCAGTCGATGGCGTGGCTGCACACTTGGGGTGGGCTGTGGGCTTGCTGGGTGCTGTTTGTGGTGTTCCTCACCGGATCACTCGGCGTGTTCGATGAAGCCATTACCCGTTGGATGAAGCCACAACTGCCGCAAGCAGGCGAAATCCGTGGCATGGACGACGGCGTTAACCGTCCTCAAGCGGTGCGTGTCGGTCAGGCGTATTTGCGTGAGCATGTGCCAAGCAGTCACTTCTGGGGCATCGGCCTTCCAAGTGATACTGATCCTGCAGTACGGGTTTTCTGGCAAGACCAAAAGGAGCAATTCCAAAACCTGCGCCTGGATGCCGTCAGCGGCGAGCCAATCAAAGCCAGTACCGAACGCGAAAGTGAAGGCGGCCACCACTTCGTGCACATGCACTTTGAGTTCCATGGCGGCACTGCAGGTATCTGGTTCGTCGGGTTCTTCACCATGGCCATGCTCGTTGGCTTGGTCAGTGGCGTGATCACCCATAAACGCATCTTTAAAGACTTCTTCACCTTCCGTCCTGGTAAACAGCAACGCAGTTGGCTAGACGCACACAATGCGGTGTCAGTGCTGAGCCTGCCTTTCCAGCTGATGATTGCCTACACCGGTCTGGCGACCTTCTACATGCTGTATATGCCAGCGGGTATCGAAACCCATTACAACACCGACGACGCTTACTTCGCCGACCTACTGACTCAGCCGTCTCCGCGCGAAGAAACCGGCATCAGCGCCGAAGTCACTGCGCTCGATCAAATACTGGTGAACAGCGAAAAGCAGCTGCAACGACCGCTCAGTTTCATCAGCGTTGAGCACCCCGGTGACAGCAGCGCTTCAGTGGTGACCTTTGGCCGCTTTATCGAAAAAACCGGTGAATACCGTTTGCTCGGCGACGGCGGTGGCCAGGTGTTCTTCGATGGTGTGACTGGCGAGCAACAAGATATTCAAGCACCCGGCGAATTACGCGGCGGCGCAGCCCAGGACGTGCAATCGGTAATGCGTAACTTGCACTTCGCCGCCTTCGGTGGGCTCACCGCCCGCTGGCTCTATTTCATCTGCGGCTTGGCTGGAGCAGCAATGATGGCAACCGGAGCCATTCTATTCATGGTCAAGCGCCGGCAACGTTCTCTGCATGAATTTGGCGCTCGCACGCCACAGGTCTATCGGATCATCGAGGTGCTGAACATAGGGTCCATCAGCGGCATCAGTTTGGCTTGCGTCGCCTTCTTCTGGGGTAATCGCCTGATTCCGTTAGGTATCGCTGACCGCCCAGAGTGGGAAGTTGCCGCCTTCTTCGCAGTCTGGCTACTGAGCTATGTCCACGCAGCACTGCGCCCGGCATCTCAGGCCTGGATTGAACAATTGTTGGCAACCGCAGCGCTGTGTCTGGCGTTGCCACTGCTCAATTGGTTGGTGGTCGGCGACCAGTTCGTCACGTACCTGCAACGCGGTGATGGCGAGCGCGCCGCTGTCGAGCTTACCGCCATATTCCTAGGCCTGTTAAATGTATGGGCGGCACGTCAGCTCTGGCGCAAAAGCCTAAATAAAGCCAAGAGCAAGGCGCCCCGACAAAATCTGAATACTACTGAAGTAGAGGTGGCTTGATGGACATGGTGCTCGCTCTGCTGCTCGGCGCAGCCTTGAGTTACGCCGGCATGGCTGCGCTATGCCTGGGGATGGATCGGCATCACCGACAGGTCTGGACGCGCACAGCGCCAGCCCTTCAGCGGGTATTGCGCGTACTCGGCTGGCTGCTGCTGGCCGCAGCCATTTGGCCCTGTGTTCGCGCCTGGGGCAGTTCGGTTGGTGTGGTCATCTGGTTTGGTCTGCTCAGCGCTGCAGCACTCATTCTGGTGCTGCTTCTGCCCTACCGGCCAAAAGCTGCAGCCCTGCTAATGGGCTTGGCAGCCGCTGGTAGCCTGCCCGCGCTGTTGTGGAGTGTCAGCTAGGTTAAAGGGCCTGATGCGCCAATCAGGCCGATGATATCTAGCCGCGCACTGTTCTCCTGAACGCTAAAAGCCAGCAGCGCGTATACTCGCGCCCTCACTCATCTACTGCAGCACATGGATCACATGAAAACCACTCAGTCGCCAGCCCCAGCCCTCGACGCCAAGACCGTTGATGCAACCGTCACCGAGGCAACTGGCGAAACGGCTGCCAAGCCTGCAATTCCAGCCTTCAAGTTTCCGTTCTCACCCGCCACCTTTGCACCGGGCAAGAACGAGGGTCAGGCGTGGCATGGCAAGGGCAATAAATCGGCTCACGAGAAGAAAATCGGCCCAGCACCAAGCGGTACACGCCGTTCGATGGGTAAGCGCTAGAGCTATCTACGTGGGTCGGTGATGCATTCGGCGTTTGAATCATCGACTGATTACGGTAGGCTCAGCAACTTATTCGATAGGAGTACATCCCCATGGCTCGAGCCACTGCCCGCCACATCCTGGTTTCCAGCGAAGCCAAATGCAACGAACTGAAAGCCTCAATCGAAGGCGGCGCTGACTTTGCGCAGGTCGCTAAAGATAACTCCAGCTGCCCATCAAGCCGCGACGGCGGCAACCTGGGTACTTTTGGCCCAGGCCAAATGGTTAAAGAATTCGACACTGTCGTATTCAGCGCCCCGGTTAATGTCGTGCAGGGTCCAGTGAAAACCCAATTCGGTTATCACCTGCTCGAAGTCACAGATCGCCAAGACTGATGACTCTGCTACGCGCCGTTGCATAACGGCGCGCTTGCTTAAACGCCCCGCCCCAACAAAACCTGATCTAAATCGAAGCCTGCTGAATCCAACAAGCTTCTTAATTCAGCATGCACGTCAGCGACATTGTTAATGGCGCTGCAAGCCTCGCTCCGACCCGATAGACCAAACCAGTGCCCACATGGCATCACTGAAGACCTATACAGTTTGCTGTTGTCCTTGATAGGCGCCGCAGGTGCGGTCGTGGCGATGGCATTGCCGGAAATTGAACATATTTCAAATCGATAATCGCTAGCCGAGAGTCTCAAACTAGAGGCGCTTGGGCTTTAAACACCCGTGTCTGTGAATTTGATGGGTGTCAGCCTCGCTCGGAACGATTAAAATAACCCACTAACTTTTTGATGCCCAAGCTCCATGCCCTCAAGGCTGCTGTGTCTGGGTGAACCTATCGTATTACTGACTCAAGAGAATCCCCATGGGCGCACAGTGGAAAGCCAAACCTAAAGAAGCCGCAGCCAACGCACGCGGTAAGATTTTTGGTCGCCTGGTCAAGGAGATCATGATCGCTGCCCGTAATGGTGCCGATCCGGACATGAATCCTAAGCTGCGCCTTGCTGTGCATCAGGCGAAAAAAGCCTCCATGCCCAAAGACACACTGGAACGCGCTATTAAAAAAGGTGCTGGCCTACTGGGTGAAACAGTCAACTTTGAACGCACTACCTACGAAGGCTTTGCGCCCCACCAGGTACCGGTGATCGTTGAGTGCCTGACTGACAACATCAACCGCACGGTTGCCGAAGTTCGCGTGCTGTTCCGTAAAGGCCAGATGGGCGCGTCCGGTTCTGTAGCTTGGGATTTTGATCATGTCGGCCTGATCGAAGCCTCACCCGAAGGTGAAGCGGATGCTGAATTGGCTGCTATCGAAGCTGGCGCTCAGGATTTTGAAGAGGCGGATGAAGGCAACACCCTATTCATCACCGAAATAACCGACCTCGATGCGGTATCCCGCGCCTTGCCAGAACACGGATTTACCGTGAACTCGGCAAATATCGGTTACCGGCCGAAAAATCCAGTGACCAGCCTGAGCGCTGAACAGCTTGAAGAAGTCGAAGCTTTCCTTGAAGCGATCGACGCTCACGATGACGTGCAGAATGTCTATGTAGGTCTTGCAGGCTAAATCCAGTTCGCAGAGCGACAGTTCTCGGTGTGCTTATCGGCATGCCGAGGATGCGAACCTGCCCCCTCAAATATGCAAGAGTTGCTGTTTTGCCACAAGTAGCACAATGCCAGTACGTCATTACAGGTTAAAATCTTCATTACATATACAGAAATGTGATTCCCATCAGGGATATCCCCAGGAGTTTGCTTTGCACAGGTTTTTAATCCTCGCGTTAAGCGTCTTGCTTACCGCGTGCGCCAGCACTGCCCCAAGCGACATACCGCGGCACGCGGCCTATGAGCATTCGGTCGCCAGCCCCATGGCAAAAACCACCCTTGAAGCGCTGCATAATGCCGAGGCTATCCCTCTGCCGGTAAATCCGGGTGTCGCCGTACCTTCATGGACCATCACTGCCGACCAGCCGCGCTTGAACTTTGGCAGTTCGATTTCAAACTACCGGGTGTTTTCACTGGCCCTGAAAAAGGGTGAGCACTTCAATCTGAATGTGAATTCGCGCTGCAACAATTCGTGCCTGGGCGTGAGCAAATTCGCCATCAAGCCGCGCGCCATGCTACTCGACAGCTACGGTGTGGTAATTGCCAATAAACCATCGCACACAACAACCGGTGTCGGTCAGATGAGCATGGGCTGGGAAGGTGAAGCGCCAGAGAGCGGCACTTATTACCTGCTGGTTGCAGCGGATAACGAAGACATTGGCAAAACCATCGTGATTGACGACGTGTGGTTGAATAACTCGCCACTGATGTCCGTCAAAGTCGGCCCGAACAGCCTGTCACTCGGCGAAACCAGTGCGTTCTCCAACACACTGCAGTAACCCACATGCCTCATAACCAATAGCAGCGCATGCCAAGCGAACTTCCAATCCTCAACATCGCTGCTATTTGCTTATTCGATTTGAATGGGCGCTTGCTGCTGGTGCGCAAGCGCGGCACTCAAGCCTTTATGCTCCCGGGTGGCAAGTGCGAGCCAGGAGAAAGCTCGCTTAACGCGCTACAGCGCGAACTGCTGGAAGAACTAGAGCTGCGCCTCGATGTGAACAGCATCAGTTTGCTCGGCCAGTTTTCAGCGCCAGCCGCCAACGAGGCCAACACCCGCATTACCGCCACGGTATACCGTGGCGCCCTACCGCATAGGGTTTATCCAGCGGCTGAGCTTGAGCAACTCGAATGGTTAGAGGCGCAACAGCCACGGCCAGATAACCTTGCCCCACTCCTTTCTGAGCATGTTTTGCCTGCACTTGGCGGCATCTGGCTTAGCCATACCACTGCGAATCTCTGAACCAGCCTTACAAAACCTCAATAGCCACTATCAGAACGATCGATTTCTACTCTGCAGCGCCGCTGAATAATCTATATGCATCCCGAAATGCTCAGATCAACAGGTGCTTAGATGAAACATTCAATCGCTCTTTTACTGGCTGTATTAACTGTGGTTCTCAGTGGCTGCGCCTCGCAACCGGAACCCAGAGAGCCTGCCTATAGCGACGCCGAGGTTAAGCAATTTGCACTTGAGGTCCTGAGCCGCAGCAGCCTGTCGATGGAAGATTACGAGAAAATTCGCAAGGCCCTGCTCAACCCGAACCACTCCATGTCCAACTCGATCAGGAATGTTAAGACCGCATCAGAATTTAGCCCTGAACGAGGTTGAATGGCACACTTCATCCAGGCTTTTATCTAGGCATGGCGATTTCGCTGAATAAATCACCATGATCAATAAAGCCAATCAACATGCCAACGCCAACCTCGTTATGCTATGGGCAGACTGATTGCCGAGTTTTACCGTTTTTATCAAGGAAGGAGAATTCTATGACCGATCAACCAAGCAATCCAGGTGAACAACTCGACGACGAAGCCTTGGCCTTCGCTGAGCGAGTTTTCGACCATGCGCGTTGCGGTGATACCGACACATTGCGTGCAATGATCGAACAAGGACTGCCGGTAAATCTGCGTAACTACAAAGGTGACAGCCTGTTAATGCTGGCGAGCTATCACGGGCATATCGAAACCTCAGAAATGCTCCTTGCGGCCAAGGCTGACCCGGATCTGCGCAATCAAAACGGTCAAACACCGCTGGCAGGTGCAGCCTTCAAAGGCAATCTCGATATCATCAAAATGCTCCTCGAACATGGCGCTGACGTTGAAGGCACGACCCCTGATGGTAAAACTTCACTGATGATGGCGGCGATGTTCAATAACGTTGCGGCAATCGACCTGTTGCTCAGCTATGGGGCCGATCCCAAAAGCAGTGATAATAACGGTGTGACTCCGCTTACCGCAGCAAAGCTCATGGGTGGCCCGGAAGCAGTGGCGCGCTTGGAACGTGAGCAATAAATCTGGCTATTCAGCGGGCCGATTATGCTGGGGTATTGATCTTGAGCAAGATGCTCATTGTTGAGCCGATTAGCCTGTGATGATCACTTGATCACTACAGGCCGAGCATCATGAGCACAACTTCCTCCGACATCTGTAACGCTGCTGATCAACTCCAGGGTTTTGTAGGGTTTAATCAAAAAATCGGGCAGTACATCGTGCGTTTTAGCGAAGACTCATTCGGCCTGGATATCATCGAAAACTCCATTGAACCGACCAGCGAATTCGTCTGGAGCGTGCAGTCTGGCGAACACATGCGCTTGGACCGCACACGTATACAGCTACTGCTTGATCAGCATATCGATGAACGTCTAAACATCACCACGCCGATTCAGCTGTATATGCAGCGCAATGATTTACCAGAAATCGTTGCCGAACGCCGCATCAGCAGCTGTGCTGAGCGCTGATATTTTGAGCAGCTGCTTTTCTGGCCAATCAGAGTAGACTGAACCTTACCAACGCTTATCGGAGGGAGGTGGCAATGAACCAAATGCTCCACGCTCACTCACTTTTCACCCACTGAGGTAAAGATCATGAGCAAAGGTATGGATTCAAAAAAGAACAGCAAAAAGAAACCGCTTAAAACCGCTCAGGAAAAGCGCATGGCCAAGAAGTCCAAGAACGAGGGTCAAACCCTGCTTGGCAGCCACGCCGCGCACACCTGATACAATCGCCCAGCGCCTGCCAAGCAGCGGCGCTGGGCTTATAGCCCGGCCTAAACTGACTAACCGATCGACTATGCCTGCAACACGTCTTCGAGCCTTACCTGAGGCACTAAAACCCCTGGCTAATAAGTTTTACAGCGCACACCGTGCAAAGATGAAAGCAGCCCATGACGACCAGGTCTGGACGCTTGAGCAATCGCAGATTATCGCCGCACTATGCCTACGTCCGGTCGCCAACGGCCACTGGTTGACCAGTCTGTTCGTTGCCCCCGAGCATCGCCAACAAGGTCACGCCAAACAGCTCATACACTCAGCTATCGCCAACTGTTACGGCCCTATTTGGTTGTTCTGCCACCCCTCGCTGAGCGACTTTTATCAGGCATTGGGCTTCAGCTCCGCCTTGCAGTTGCCAGCCCCCCTTAATGAGCGGCTAAGGCGTTACCAGCGTAGCAAGCCGCTGATCGCCTTCTGTACTTGCTGAGTCTAAAACGCCAATGCCAACTGTAATAACTGCGTTTTTTTAGTCTCTATATTGCTCAGGACAGAGGATGAAGATACTCATGAAGCGACGCTCTTTTCTCCACGGCCTAGCCCTATTACCGGCACTCCCGCTGTTAAGCCCTTTGATACGACCTGCAGTTGCTGAAACGGCAGCAACGGCAGCAAGTATTACGCCTCTACACAAATCCAATGAGGCGTGGCGTGAAATACTCGAACCAGACGCATACGCGGTCTTGTTTGAGGAAAGTACTGAGCGACCGAATAGCAGCCCACTCAATCATGAAAAACGTGAAGGCACCTATATCTGCGCCGCATGTAATTTGCCGCTGTTCCTCAGCGAGAATAAGTTTGATAGCGGCACCGGCTGGCCGAGCTTTACCCAGCCAATTGCTGGCCATACCGGCTCAAAACGTGATTTCAAATTGATCTGGCCACGCACTGAATACCACTGCATTCGCTGCGGCGGCCATCAG
Proteins encoded:
- a CDS encoding GNAT family N-acetyltransferase, whose protein sequence is MKAAHDDQVWTLEQSQIIAALCLRPVANGHWLTSLFVAPEHRQQGHAKQLIHSAIANCYGPIWLFCHPSLSDFYQALGFSSALQLPAPLNERLRRYQRSKPLIAFCTC
- a CDS encoding NUDIX domain-containing protein; its protein translation is MPSELPILNIAAICLFDLNGRLLLVRKRGTQAFMLPGGKCEPGESSLNALQRELLEELELRLDVNSISLLGQFSAPAANEANTRITATVYRGALPHRVYPAAELEQLEWLEAQQPRPDNLAPLLSEHVLPALGGIWLSHTTANL
- the msrB gene encoding peptide-methionine (R)-S-oxide reductase MsrB — translated: MKRRSFLHGLALLPALPLLSPLIRPAVAETAATAASITPLHKSNEAWREILEPDAYAVLFEESTERPNSSPLNHEKREGTYICAACNLPLFLSENKFDSGTGWPSFTQPIAGHTGSKRDFKLIWPRTEYHCIRCGGHQGHLFDDGPPPRGERWCNNGVALQFVAKGQDLPALRS
- a CDS encoding DUF2025 family protein; this translates as MSTTSSDICNAADQLQGFVGFNQKIGQYIVRFSEDSFGLDIIENSIEPTSEFVWSVQSGEHMRLDRTRIQLLLDQHIDERLNITTPIQLYMQRNDLPEIVAERRISSCAER
- a CDS encoding ankyrin repeat domain-containing protein translates to MTDQPSNPGEQLDDEALAFAERVFDHARCGDTDTLRAMIEQGLPVNLRNYKGDSLLMLASYHGHIETSEMLLAAKADPDLRNQNGQTPLAGAAFKGNLDIIKMLLEHGADVEGTTPDGKTSLMMAAMFNNVAAIDLLLSYGADPKSSDNNGVTPLTAAKLMGGPEAVARLEREQ